In the Leptospira selangorensis genome, one interval contains:
- a CDS encoding LamG-like jellyroll fold domain-containing protein codes for MPNFLSYPLLLLLLVILSLQNCGTVLFLNALQSTNEDNRQESIAKSIVGAMNIGLIHYWPLDGDANDRVGTLHLTAFGTVGPILTVDHNNLPNGAYSYDGIDSWHNSDPAGEPILTGTASFTYSAWVKGKFKPSPGVIFGAGDGLGFQLMDNSSCLQIRAYSTNGGNGVVSVLSPCRAYQEDLWYNVTLTWDLPNNRANLYVGNDLVDSQVYNPNNTPWTSGTPITLGYGTLGGGSQEVTIDEVRVYDRVVPPIFFGF; via the coding sequence ATGCCTAACTTCCTCTCGTATCCACTTCTCTTATTATTGCTCGTAATCCTAAGCTTGCAAAATTGCGGGACAGTTCTCTTTTTGAATGCACTTCAGTCAACAAACGAAGATAATCGCCAGGAAAGTATTGCGAAATCAATCGTAGGCGCTATGAATATTGGCTTAATCCATTATTGGCCTTTAGATGGGGACGCAAACGATAGAGTCGGGACATTACATTTAACTGCATTCGGAACTGTAGGACCAATTCTTACTGTTGACCACAACAATTTACCAAACGGCGCATACTCGTATGACGGTATAGATTCATGGCATAATTCCGACCCAGCAGGAGAACCGATCTTAACAGGGACTGCGTCTTTTACTTATAGCGCCTGGGTAAAAGGAAAATTCAAACCCTCGCCTGGAGTTATTTTCGGTGCAGGAGATGGCTTAGGATTCCAGCTTATGGATAATTCATCATGCTTACAAATCAGAGCCTATAGTACAAACGGAGGTAATGGTGTTGTCAGCGTTCTCAGCCCTTGCAGAGCCTATCAAGAAGATCTATGGTATAATGTAACTCTCACATGGGATCTTCCAAATAATAGGGCCAACCTATACGTCGGAAACGATCTTGTAGACTCTCAAGTATACAATCCGAATAATACCCCTTGGACATCAGGCACTCCCATTACTCTAGGATATGGTACATTAGGAGGCGGCTCTCAAGAAGTCACTATAGACGAAGTAAGGGTTTATGACAGAGTTGTTCCGCCGATATTTTTCGGTTTTTAA